The Microbacterium paraoxydans genome includes a window with the following:
- a CDS encoding tetratricopeptide repeat protein encodes MSEISPAALRGAVDLSSLRHRPSAPAGGSATAPAGSPVTDVVVDATDENFGQVLELSRTVPVVVDLWAEWCGPCKQLSPIIEKVTRELGGRVLLAKVDVDANPQLAQSFRAQSIPMVVALIAGQPVPMFTGAVPEQQVREVFAQLLQVAAQNGVSGSLPVGEGEAAEAAAPAEPELPPLHAEAFAAIERGDYRAAITAYEKALAENPRDEDAIAGLGQVRLLDRVQGLDLQAARAAAAAAPQDVQAQFDVADLDLAGGHVDDAFGRLLDLFAQLPSDQRTPVRERLVELFGLIGAGDPRVIAARNRLSSLLF; translated from the coding sequence GTGAGCGAGATCTCTCCCGCCGCCCTGCGCGGTGCCGTCGACCTGTCCAGCCTGCGCCATCGCCCCTCCGCCCCGGCAGGCGGCTCGGCGACCGCTCCCGCCGGATCTCCGGTCACGGATGTCGTCGTCGACGCGACCGATGAGAACTTCGGCCAGGTGCTCGAGCTCTCCCGCACGGTGCCGGTCGTCGTCGACCTCTGGGCCGAGTGGTGCGGGCCGTGCAAGCAGCTGAGCCCGATCATCGAGAAGGTCACCCGTGAGCTGGGCGGACGCGTCCTCCTCGCCAAGGTCGACGTCGACGCCAACCCGCAGCTCGCGCAGAGCTTCCGCGCGCAGTCGATCCCGATGGTCGTCGCCCTCATCGCCGGTCAGCCGGTCCCCATGTTCACGGGCGCGGTTCCGGAGCAGCAGGTCCGCGAGGTGTTCGCGCAGCTGCTGCAGGTGGCGGCGCAGAACGGGGTGTCCGGGTCGCTGCCCGTCGGAGAGGGCGAGGCGGCCGAGGCCGCCGCCCCGGCCGAGCCCGAGCTGCCGCCGCTGCACGCGGAGGCCTTCGCCGCGATCGAGCGCGGGGACTACCGTGCCGCCATCACCGCCTACGAGAAGGCCCTCGCCGAGAACCCGCGCGACGAGGACGCCATCGCCGGTCTCGGTCAGGTCCGCCTGCTCGACCGCGTGCAGGGGCTCGACCTCCAGGCCGCGCGCGCAGCAGCCGCCGCCGCACCGCAGGATGTGCAGGCGCAGTTCGACGTCGCCGATCTGGACCTCGCCGGCGGACACGTCGACGACGCGTTCGGCCGTCTGCTCGACCTGTTCGCGCAGCTGCCGTCGGATCAGCGGACGCCCGTGCGCGAGCGCCTCGTCGAGCTCTTCGGTCTCATCGGAGCCGGAGACCCGCGCGTGATCGCGGCCCGCAACCGGCTCTCCTCGCTGCTCTTCTGA